The Delphinus delphis chromosome 2, mDelDel1.2, whole genome shotgun sequence genome segment AGGAGGAGCTGGCTAGGGAAAGCCCCTCAGTATATGGCATTTGAGCTGGGTATTAAGGGGTGGTTAGAAGgatttttggttggttggttggttagaGGGAAGGCAGTGAAAAAGGACAGATGGCAAGGGCATTCTAAGTGGAGGAAGAAGGAATTtaagtataatttcttccttccttcctccctccctcccttccttccttccttccttcttccctccctccctccctccctccctccctcccttcctcccttcctcccttccttccttccttccttcctccctccctcccttccttccttccttccttccttccttccttccttccttcttccctccctcccttcctccctccctccctctctcccttccttcccctccctgcgtggcttgcgggatcttagttcccccaccagggattgaacccaggccccggcagtgaaagtgaatataattaaattatattacaaaCTCAATGTCATATAAACTGACAAAATGGTATAAGCTGGCAAAAAGTGTGTTTTCAGTCATAAAAATATGGGGttcatccttttttattgttGCATTTTCCCATTCATTTAAATTGAGCAGTCTCCATGGTGTTAAGCTCTATAGAGTTTTCCTGCATAGCTTCTGTGTTTTATCAGTTTGTGCTCGCTAACCGttgttattaaaatgtatttattgggcttccctggtggctcagtggttaagaatccgcctgccaatgcaggggacacgggtttgagctctggtccgggaagatcccacatgccacggagcaactaagcttgtgtgccacaactactgagtccacatgccacagcaactgaagcccgcgcacctagagcccgtcctccgcaacaagagaagccactgcaatgagaagcctgcgcaccacaaggaagagtagcccccgctcgccactattagagcctgcgtgcagcaacgaagacccaacacagccaaataaaaaaaattaaaaatgtatttattaagtaAGAGtacttttaaaagcatatatCATTCTCTAGCTATCTGTCCAATCAAGATAAGGTTCTTAGGGgacaaaaatcatttaaattgttttgaggagcaaaatataaatgaacagttcttttttttttagatctgaTCTACTGTGGCCGGAAGCTAAAAGATGATCAGACCCTTGACTTCTATGGCATTCAGCCTGGGTCCACAGTCCATGTTCTGCGCAAGTCCTGGCCTGAGCCTGATCAGAAACCAGGTGAGAGAGTGCTGTCTGTTAGACAGGCAGGGCTTCTGTAATATCTACAAGGGAAGGAGGGTCTGTGTGTGTTCTTGAGGCAAGGGCCTGGGTGGAACAAAGGGGTGATTTACTGAGATGATAATAGAGGCTATCTTTATTACTTACTGGATTAGACCACATTGATTAACAGAGTACAATTTTGATCTTGCTGCCAGTGCCACTAACAGAAAGGGATTTGTTTCTCTACTTTTAAGTTCATTACCCACTGTTTTAATGGGGTGGGGAGGATGTGTCTATTTAAATTCCTTTAGGGAGTGaactttgtatttttgttattgttgttgttgttctcattAGAAAAAAGCTGGAAACTCCCTGCTTTCCTCTAAATGCTGTAGTGTGCTCTCATGTTAGCAAATCTTCGCACAAACTGTTGCAGGCGGTGATTTGTTCAGTCACCTCACTCCTGCTATACTGataatttattttcctgaagtttgaaaatatttgagtGGTATGAAAGTAGCTCTTGGAGAAAACATACAAAGCCTCTAATGCTTCTTTGACTTATTAATAAAAGGTGCTGCTTGGAATTTAAATTTTGCTTCTGTGTTTTAAAAGCCTCCCCAAAGATAAGGCTAAGCTGTATAAGAGATTAGCTTTGTTAGAAACGGGCAGTTTGACATTTTTTAATAATGTTCATGATTGCTTTGACTGGTTATCAGCTtgaaatttttcctcttttcaattCTAAACATAAAGGACAAAGAGATCTTCTTTTGTACCCTGAtgggaagtgagagagagaaaggcagtcTCTGACATCTGGGGGCTGGCCTGGCCTTCAGCTAGGCCTTGAAACATGAACAGTTTCACAGGTCACCAGCATCTACAAGGCCACTCACTCTGGGACTGTAATGGATCAAGACAAAAACAAGATTCTTCTCATTTCTGAGCAGAGACAAAAACGTGAACATTGTTCAAACCACAAAAATGACCAAATATCCCTCTATCCTGGCTATTATGAATTACTGCTGTTGCTTTACCAATTACAGCTTTCATCTTGCGCTAGTTTTCCTTCCTTCTAGATAAGAATTATTAAGATACGTGATCATAAAATCACCCCCACTTCCTGACAGCCTCTAATCCAGAGCAAAACCCTGCTTCCTTAAACTTCACCCGCCAAGTCACCCAACCAAAGCCCAAATCCTATAAGTTCTTTTGACTCCCTCTTATTGAGATGCCCCATGGTTCTCGTGGTGGCATTCTCTCTGTAAGAGCAGTAAACGCAACTTGCTCAACTGTAGGTGTACCCCTCTGATCTTTGGCTGGAGGGGATTGACAGAAGGAAAGTAGCATTTGTTGCTTCTTCCAGCCAGATTGTTTCTCTttgatatctcatttaatcattacagTGGCTCAGCAGGGTAGGGTAACAGCATTagcattttatagacaagaaaaagagggtTAGAAAGGTATTTATTCAAGGTCACCTGCTTAGAAAATGAATGTAAGAGCTGGGATGTGAATCCAGGTTTTCCTGGCTCAAGAGCCCGTGTTCTTTCCACTGAGCTGGCTGCCTCTCACTTCCAAAGGGTGAAACTAGCCCAGTGATGTTAAAGAGACAAGCATAACTCTTAGCTGATTGTGGGCTTAAGATTTTGAGTCCTTTTCATCCCTCCTTCTGCCTGgagatttatttttgaaacaaacGGACTTTTTGTTGGGAGGTGAAAATAAACTTTTggatttgaaaacaaacttttgtGACAGCAttttaggtattttatccttGAGTGTTCTTCCAAAAGCAAGCACATTTCTTTTATCTCCCACCAGATTAGATCCTGTAGGAGGAAAAGGTGTCAGTTTCTTCCTTCCCACCTGGATCCTTTCGGTGGTTCTCTGCAGAGGGTTACAAATTCCTTTAGGATCTCACTTAGGCCTGCTGTTTGAGCAGGGGTGTGTACCCGGGGCTCCAGCCACCAAGAACAACTTACTGTTCCTTTGAAGCACCTCTTATATTCTTCCATGCCTTTGCACTCGTTCTCACTTAGGCCTGGAATACCTTCTCTTCCCAGTAAACATCTGCTTTACCTTAaatatccttctcaaacattcTCTTCTGGGAGGCAGCTCTGTGTGGGCCTCCCTCTCAGTAATGGCTGTCTGCCTCCATGTTCCTAATGCCCTTGCTGTGGTCCGTGCCTCTGTTGAAGTCCTCAGCGTGGTATtttgtaattgtgtgtgtgtgtttaattcaGTCTCATTTCTCCCACTGTTAAGTTCCTTGATGGCAGGGACTCTCACTTTCTGTATTCCTGTGCCTTGCACAAAACAAGATTTACTCCAAAACCGTGGAGTAAATGCTTAGCacaggtttgttgaatgaataaattaggtAATTTACTTGAggtgaatatttttcaaaagagacAACCCTCATGATTAGAGCTATAGGTAAGGATGTGGTTGCCACACTGAACCCTAGGGGTGCTGTTCACCTTGCTCTGGGAATGGTGCGTCTGGAGTTGGGCAGTACACAGTCCATATAATCACAAGTAGCCGTTTTGGGTGAGGGTCAccacactttttaaaagtgtgaCCGAGGGTGGACTTCCTGCCTACTCCCCCTTCTTTTACCCAAATTTCTTTACCTGTGAGATGGGCTGATGTCCTAAATAGTAAAGTGACCAAGTAAAACTAAGACAACTGCTAAACTTTCCCATATATATGAGTCATTGTGTCCAAAGATCAAAAAGGAGCTTTGAGTCCCAGTGACATGCTTGTTTTTGGACATGTGATGAGTTTGTTAAGAACCCTAGGAGTACAGTGTTTTCTTGGTCattgttgtatttgtttttttttaatcaaaataatattacaGAGGCCTGAAAGAAAATATCCAAAAGAAAAGAGTTACCCCTGATCCTGTCACCCTAGCTTGTTCCCTTCCAGCCTTGGCCCACGTGCATACTGACACACATCACAAAGTTTTACTAGAGAATGCGCATACAActatgttctatttctttctcttaacaTATTGTGTCAACATAGCTCCATATTGTTCAGATGGCTTGCAGCACTTATTTTAAATCATTGCACAAAAGTCTGCTGAGTTCCTTATACCCTCCTCCTTTTCAAATGTGAAAAGCCTAGAACTCCTGCAGTGGGATATTGATCAGAACAGTCTCTTTCATGTGGTAAGATTCCCCTCTGCTGGAACTTGAATTTGTTTATCTACTGAAGATACTTAAATGAGAGTGCAGTTTTCACATCTATGGcgtaaatgttttttttctgatCGGGTGCCCATTTTTAGTGGGGTGATGAGGGAAGGGAACCTGCATCTGGGCACTTGCTGAAGTGATGTTGTGCGTCTGCAGCAAGGGCAGGGCCGGGTTGTAGGGTAACTGAGTGTCTTGTCCCCAGAACCTGTGGACAAAGTGGCTGCCCTGCGGGAGTTCCGGGTGCTGCACACTGCCCTGCACAGCAGCTCCTCCTACAGGGAGGCGGTGAGTATGTGCCGAGCCCCCTGCGAGATGCTTGCCAGGACTGCTGGAGAGGGGTTGAAGTGGTGTAGAGAGGGAGCTGGAAGCCGGTTGCCAAGGCTCCCAAGAGTTCCTTGGGGAGTTTTTGCCATGTCTGTGGGTCTCAGTAGAGCCCTATCTTCCCCCAAAGAGGCTCTCAGCTAAGCATTGTTGATTCCCTCTAATGATAATGATACAACCTCTCCTGACAttggcctcatggaatgaatACGTTTACAGCAAAGGATGCATATACTGTTTCTGCTGGGCCTCATTCTTTGACTTTGGCTGAACTGCCTGCCCCCCACTCCTTACCAGGATTTCCTCACTGGGAAAATGCACTGATGTCTTTCTATAGGAGAGTCGATAATCAAGATTAATAcagctgcagggcttccctggtggcgcagtggttgagagtccacctgccgatgcaggggacacgggttcgtgccccggtctgggaagatcccacatgccgtggagcggctaggcctgtgagccatggccgctgagcctgcgcgtccggagcctgtgctccgcaacaggagaggccacaacagtgagaggcccgcgtaccgcaaaaaataaataaataaataaataagattaataCAGCTGCAAACTTcccaatatatataaatgtgaaatGGTAATTGTGTGGAGATTGAAGAGGACTTTTGGGATCTAGAGAAACCTTTGTTATTGGGCTTTTAATGAGAGCTTTTATTTTAGAAGCACTAGAACTGTAAATGGGGGAAAAGACCAGAGTTTGAAGGTTTATTGTGCTCTTtcttttgtattgtttgtttCCCCTCCAGTAAGCCATGATCTCAGAGAAAAAAGAGGTTCATCTGTTTCCTGGGGCTACTGTCCCATTGCGGTTGTGTATGTGCAAGCACTTAGAGGGAGGAAGTACTTCAGCAGAGTGTGGGTATTTGCTGAGTGCATTGAGCTAGTTGGAGTGCTCAGCCCTCCCCACTTCTCTTGCAGGTCTTTAAGATGCTCAGCAATAAGGAATCTCTGGATCAGATCATTGTGGCCACCCCAGGCCTCAGCAGTGACCCCATTGCTCTTGGTAAGTGCAAGGCTGAGCTTAAGGAAATAGGAGCTGTTGGAGAAGGAGAAACCAGGAGGAGGCAATGACCTCAAAGAACCTTTGACCATCTTGTGAAGAATCACTGGTCTTGTGGCTGGAGGGGGAATAATCCAGATGTATTCCATACACCCAGCCCTCCAAGAGTTGTCAGTCCCACAGCGAAAATATGGCCTAACATCAGAAATGAGACTATGAGGAAGCCATGTGAGGGCAGCTGTTAGCCCAAACCACAGccatcagggaagacttcctgcaCACCTTGATGGATAAGGGAAGAACCCAGAGATAAGGGGAAAAGAGGCTGGTGTAGTGGTACACAGCATGTAACCTAAGTGCGGGGGGCAAGTAGGGAGCAAGATGGAGAGCACGTGGTTGTGCTGCTGGGGCTTTGTTTCCCCCTCTTCTCGTGAGGGCTGCTTTGTAGTCTTGCGTCCCTGTTAAGCCAGTTGCTCTGAGGCCTGAAAGTCTCTTCTCCCCACTGGATCTGGCTAAATTTCCAGTCTCTGAGGTGAGCCCTGTTCTCCTTCAGGGGTTCTCCAGGACAAGGACCTCTTCTCTGTCTTTGCTGATCCCAACATGCTTGATACGTAAGTATACCCATCTTATTAAGGGGACCCCTATCTCTCCTCATGGTCGGGCCAGAAACCTAATCGTCGCCCTGGATTCTGCTCTTGCAGCCCATCCCCCAAATCTGTCTTCTAAATGTGTCAGGAGGTGAGAAGGAGCAAGGGCTGTGGGGGGAATAACAAGCCCAAGGGCAGGGGCATGCAGAGATGTTGGGATGAAGCAGCGTTCTGAGGGAGGTGGCGTTGCAGGCCATGCTCACTTTAGATCTCATTCAGTAGATATTAGGGAGtctttgaaggattttaagctgGGAAAGACACAGGTGCACACATCCCAAaatgttagagctggaagggatagTAGAGGTTGTGTCCTCTTCTTTGCAAGTGAAGAAAACAACCAAAGCCTGGAAAGAGAAGGGACCTGTCAAAGATTGCCCAGTGAAGTAGTGGTGGAGTCCAGACCAAAAACTGACCCCTGAGCCTCCTGGGCTGTGCATGTCCCATCATGCAttgccagaggggaaggtgaAGCATCtgcaggggtgcccgggagtgaAGGCCTTTCTGTTCCTGGGGACAGAGCAGCAGGAGCACAAGCCGACTGGAGGGAGGTGCTGAAGACTGGGAAATTGAAGGGCAGGCGTGGGTGACTTGATTGTTGTTAGGGGCACCCAGAATTCCTGTCATGGCCAAGGGTGCTCTTTCCTACTTAGTCACACTTGGGTTTCTTCCTGCCCATCTCAGGTTAGTGCCTGCTCACCCGGCTCTGGTCAATGCCATTGTCTTGGTTCTGCACTCGGTGGCAGGCAGCACCCCGCTGCCGGGGGCCGACTCCTCTTCCCGGGGCATGCCCTCCAGCTCGTACCGGGATATGCCAGGTGAGCCCCAGGACAGTGGAACGCAGGCCCCCTCGGGAGCGGGCAGTGGTCCAGGGGTTTGCTTTACTCAGCAGCTATGTATAGTGCTGGCAGAGGGCGTTCCTTGGGAACTCTCAATTTGAGTCAAGGAGTACATCTGTCCTGTAATTTTCCAAGGGGAGAGATGAAAATATGAATTTGGAGAGTAACTAGAGCTGAGATTCTGGAGCTGCGCCTCTGCCTCTGTtcttcctcctgaaatctgttctcCCTCCTCCAGGTGGCTTCCTGTTTGAAGGGCTCTCTGATGATGAGGATGACTTTCACCCAGTAAGTGGCCTGGCTGCCTGCCATTCGGGGGAGATGGCGCTGGGGATGCACCTCTCCCTGGGACCTGGCACGCCCCAGCTGGGAGGTGATCGGAGGCCCTTTGGTGACCCAGCTATGTCATACTATTGCTGTCTGAACCTGGCAGGTTGGGGAGGTTCCCCAAGAACTGTTCCTGGAACGGGGGTGGGCTTCATCTGAGAACGTCACAGGCTGCTTCCCTGATGCTTGGTGCCTCTCTTGTTCAGAGCGCCAGGTCCACGCCCTCGAGCAGCACACCCAGCTCCCGCCCAGCTTCCCTGGGGTACAGTGGAGCTGCCGGGCCCCGGCCTATCACCCAGAGCGAGCTGGCCACCGCCCTGGCCCTGGCCAGCACTCCGGAGAGCAGCTCTCACACGCCAACTCCTGGCACCCAGGTATGGAGAGAGGGCGCGAAGATCAAGGCCAGGCCCCTAAGGGAGAAGGTCCCAGTGGTAGAATGGATTTACCTTTGCTGATCCTGGTGCTGGATCTGCTTTGAGCCGAACTCTACCTGGAGCCTGGTGGGTTTCCCGCTGCAGCTCAGGCGACCTCCCGTCACCAGCCTTTAGGGCTTAGAAGTCTGGGCCTGATTTCATCACGGGCCTGATTAACTCCTGCCAGCACTTTGGAAGAGCCTTCCGTCACATAAGACACCCTTACTTGTCCCTGAAAGCGGCCAGACGTCACAGGCTTAAGCGTTCCTGGTGAGGGTCACTCCAGCTTGCAAGGCCATGTCTCCCAGTGCTGGGTCCTAGGCTAGGTCGGGGGCTCCATTCCATCTCCCTGGAGCAAAAGAGAACAGAACCTTTCCCGCCCACGTAGAGAGCTTTTGGGTACCTCTGTGTGGTTGTCTCATGCAGGCCCCTGCTGGGAGGCAGTCGTGGGGCACCCAGGGGCACCCTGGGTGATGTGACAGCAGTGGGTATGTGCTGGGAGACTGAGGTGTCTCTGAGCGTGGTGCTGACCCTGGTTTGTCTCTAGGGCCATTCCTCAGGGACCTCCCCGGTGTCATCCGGCGTCCAGTCAGGGACGCCCATCACCAATGATCTCTTCAGCCAAGCTCTCCAGCATGCGCTGCAGGCCTCCGGGCAGCCCAGCCTTCAGGTCAGTCTTCCCCACTCCTGATGTTCACATGACTTCTTAGTTACTTTGCACACTGAGCTTTCTTCTGCTCTCTGGAGGCCCTCCCCACTTGGCCTGCTTTGCTCCAGGAACAGCTGGGGTGTGGCAGTGTGACAGGAGAGGATGCTCCCAGCACGGGCAGTTGTCCCTGTGGCTTCCACTCCTGCACCCAGTGACCACGGCCTGGCTCCGCTGACCACCTGGCTTGAATACTTGTGGCAGTTTTAATTGAAGAGACAACTCATCCATTCTGTGAGCAGTGACTGAGCCTTGAGCATGTATATACCAGGCCTGGGTCCAGCTCCTGGGGTAGAGACGAGCCAGTGCTCATCCCTGCCCTGGAGGGGTGCCAGGCAGTTGCTGCAGTGAGGGAGCAACAGAGCGAGAAGCCCAGCCCAGACTTGAAGTGAGGGCCTAGGTCAGGGAAACCTTTTCTGAGGAAGGGGTGTTTGGACTGACTGTCAAAGAATTAGTTAGAGGTTAGCCAGACAGGGAAGGGGTGTTTGGTTGAGGGGACATGGTGTCCAGGTAGACACAGCCACCTGTTTGAGTGAATGTGGAGGTACAGGTGACAAAACTCAAATAGGCAAGCCCAGAAGGCGGTGTCCTTGTGGGGAAGATCCTGAGATGGAGCCAGAGTAAAGGAGAGCAGGAGCCTGAGTGTGAAGGCCTCATTGGGTGCCTGCGTAAGGAGATTAGTCTTGTCCTGTGGTCACCAGGGAGCCGTGGAAGATTTTAAGCAGCGAGTGACAGCATCTCCCCTGCCTCGCGGAATGTGGAAGCTTAGCTAGCAGCTAAGTGCATGACCCAAGGTGTCCACATTGTACTGCATGCCTCTGTGCACAGGCTGTTTGCTTCACTCTCTTTCCTTTGCTACTAAGCCTGGGGCATGAAGGTCATTTCTGGAACTTGTCCACGGTCATCAAGCCATTATTGATAGAGACAGGGTCAGGCCCGTGTGGTTTTCGGCAGCCCACATGGCCCTGGTGGACAGTGAGGGGAACGGGAGCAGGACCCGTGGACAGCTGGTCTTTTCCGTTCCTTCATCTTCCCCATCCTGATGCCTGTTCACTCTGCTCTCCAGCTCAGAAGCTTTCATGTGTCTCCCTGGCGTGTAACATGAGTTTGAGTTGGTTTGTGCGGTTTTTTAAAAGCCCAGCACATCCTCACCCTTAACTGCCTACTTCTCTGAATTTGCATTTCATCCCCACTGCCTTCTCCTTCCCATAGTGTGAACACAGCCTTTTCCCTCAGGTGTGCACTTCCTTCTGCATGGGATAGAGATATTGATGAAgctttgaaaatatgaaatttctTTAAACTCTTATGGTAGAGAAGGACTTTCGTAGCTGAAAGTCAAAATCGAGGAACCATTGTATAAAGAGTAAAAGATATTTTGAGTTAATAAATGTGAACGTTGCTGCATAGCAAATCAaacccaaccaaccaaccaaccaaccaacaaaaaaaacaagcgaAGTCTGAAAGCTAATAACAAACTGGGCAAGAAATCTGCACGTATCAGACAAAGGGCAAAACCTCCCTGAACTATAGAAGTTCTTGTGGTTTAGGACCAAGAATGccatagaaaaatgggcaaaagacatgaacagaccaTTCATGAAGAAGGAAGTACAGATGGCCCTTAAAGCTGTGTAATTCCTTGCAGTCCCATTTCTCGAAATTTATCCTGAAGATGTATGTGCACATAGAGGATGAGATTTGTACACAGTCAGtcactgcagtgctgtttgtAATGGCAAAGACTGGGAACAGCCCAGTTGTGCATTTCAGGACATCCACAAGTTGGAATGTTATACAGCTATTAAAAAGTTCTTTATCTATTGGCATAGGGAGCTCTCTAGGATACATTAatatgttggggaaaaaaaaggaggggtgTAAGGAAAGGGTAAATATaggaatatatattcatatttcttcaaagaaaataaaatgcgttatcagggtggggaggggagtagaTGAGAGCGAGACTTTTCACTGTGTATCATAGTAAAAAGcgaagttaatttaaaaatgtgcccCCCCACCCGTTTGTGTGTGCGTCTATACATACAGCAGGAGAAAGAAACTTAATCTTTTGAAATTTAGACATTGAGTACTttgtgatttctcttttgatCCTTATGttacattttccccttttttattgGAAAGACTTTTACTGTAACTTGTTCTCTAAACCCTCAGGCCTCTCTTGTAGTTCTCCTAGAAGCGCTGTGTTGTATGGAACTTCACATCAGCAACTTTACTGGGGGAACccacctttctctctccccctgaaAGGACAGACATAAGCAAGTCACTGTAGGAGCCTAACTAACAGCTTctgcctgtcctgtctttctgcaGAGCCAGTGGCAGCCCCAGCTGCAGCAGCTGCGTGACATGGGCATCCAGGATGATGAGCTGAGCCTGCGGGCCCTGCAAGCCACTGGGGGGGACATCCAAGCGGCCCTGGAGCTCATCTTTGCCGGAGGAGCCCCATGAACTCCCTGCTCCTCCTGAGCCCCCAGCAAACTGCCAAGGCCACTGCCCATGGGAAGCACTCTTGAAGGTGCcccatccctcctctccccaatACACCTGATGGTCGACCTTCTGCTTTGCCCAGTGCTTGGCCTTTCTGGCTGATCTGAGATGGTAGAGGCAGTGGGGCAAGCAGTGTGCAGGTTTTGGTGCCGTGGCATCAGGGAGCACAGCTGGTCCCTGCTTCTGAGCCCTGGGTGGAGAATTTTAGATCCACATCCTGAGATGCTGCGTGATGCCCACACTGGTATTTTGGCAGAAGTTTCCAGTGGTAGCCCCCAGAGCCTTTGGTGATTTGGGTGTGGCATCCTCAGGATGTGCCCAAGGACTGCTGCCCAGTCTCCATGTGGCTGCTGTGTTACAGCTGTGGCCAGAAGaggctgtgcttctgaggtgacCGGTCTCAGGAGGAGCCAGGTGGACTTCCGGGGCAGCAGGTCGGGGAAGCTCACCCTCCGCATCGCTCCCTCTCCCAAAGGCTTTCAAAAGATTTCTTGTCCCTCCCCTGGCCTAGTCTCACCAGGCACTCTTTGACGCCTGTTCTGTAATGATGCCAGAATCCAGGCCTCAGAGCCATGCCAGGAGGCAgggccctcttctctctcctgaagATGTAAATACAAGAGCAGTTAAATAACAATACTAAACAACACCACCAACACAAACAGGGCCCAGCTTTCATACTGAAGAGAGGGCACGAACCCCCGAGCTGCTGCTCCATCTGCCCGAGCTCTCATTCCCCTGGCACAGTGTTCCCTGGCACGTCGCAGACATGTCCAAGTTGAGCGAGTGGGTTTCATGTGCTTTGACTACTTTGTCAGGAAAACAATCCTTCAGCTGGTGTCTCAGTGGGAAGTTGCTCAGAGGTCTGCTCCTGCTGTGTCCTTTTGCCAGAGGTTTCATCCACAGCATCCGCAATCACGGTCGTTCGTCTTCTGCTTGTCACCCCCTGGGACAGAAGTTTTACCACTGATAAGGACTGCCTGCTCTGTCCTTTGTTCCCCAGAGCGTTTACCCCTTGGCCCCCTTTCTGTCTTGAAGGACCACACAGAACAGGCCTGCTCCCTCTGCTCTGTGAGCTGGGCTCCGTGAGTTCAGGAGAGTGGTAGCAATTCATTTGTCCTTTGACCTGTCCTCCTGGTTTTGGTCCCCAGCAcgtcctgtttctctctctggatGACCACCAATCTATCAGTGATACTCTTAAAGAGAGGTACTTGGGAGGCCCCCCTATTCCAGACATGGCCTGAACCGCAGGCCATATCCGGAATAGCGGCCTGCCAGAAAATGGCATGTGAAGTCTCCACATGTCCCTCTCCATCCTAGAGTTAACGTTGAGGGGTGTTTGAATTGGCTGAAGAGACTCAGAGCTCACCAGGCTTCTTGGTGCCAGGTCTCTTTGTGCCTCGGTGGTCTGCCTGGAACCCAGCTGCCTCTTCGTGGTCAGGAGCAAAGACCAGGAAG includes the following:
- the LOC132420836 gene encoding ubiquitin-like protein 7 — protein: MSLSDWHLAVKLADQPLAPKSILRLPETELGEYSLGGYSISFLKQLIAGKLQESVPDPELIDLIYCGRKLKDDQTLDFYGIQPGSTVHVLRKSWPEPDQKPEPVDKVAALREFRVLHTALHSSSSYREAVFKMLSNKESLDQIIVATPGLSSDPIALGVLQDKDLFSVFADPNMLDTLVPAHPALVNAIVLVLHSVAGSTPLPGADSSSRGMPSSSYRDMPGGFLFEGLSDDEDDFHPSARSTPSSSTPSSRPASLGYSGAAGPRPITQSELATALALASTPESSSHTPTPGTQGHSSGTSPVSSGVQSGTPITNDLFSQALQHALQASGQPSLQSQWQPQLQQLRDMGIQDDELSLRALQATGGDIQAALELIFAGGAP